From the Deferribacterota bacterium genome, the window AATTAAATTATTATATGTTAAAATAAATTATAATATAAAGGTATGAAAAAAGTTATCTTTTATTTATTAATTTTTGTTTTAATAATATTTATAATAATTCAGTTTATACCTGTTAGCTTTGAAAATCCGCCTGTAAAACAAGAAATAGATGCCCCAGATAAGGTTATCAGTATTCTAAGAGATAATTGTTATGATTGTCATTCTAATTTGACAAAATGGCCATGGTATAATAAAATTGCTCCAATTTCTTGGGTTATAAAAAGGGATGTAAACAGTGGTAGGGCAAGTATTAACTTTACTGAATGGGATAAATATAAATCAATTGAGAATATTATTAAGGAGATGATTGTGGAAGCTGTTAGAGAGGGAAGGATGCCTCCGTTAATGTATAGACTTGGGCATCCTTCTTCTAGAATAACTAAAGATAAGCTTAAAATTCTTCAAGATTGGGCAAAAGGTAAATTTGACAAATAATTATATAGGTTCAATAACAAAATATATCTTGTTATTTTTTTTACTAACTATTATTGGCTGTACATTTAATGACGATAGCTCAATTAATAGAAAAGTTGTAAAAGTATACCCTTCTCTTGAAACCACTCCAGTTTATAGGTGGGGGGATGATGCGGATGATATGGCTATTTGGATAGATGAAGATAACATGTCAAACAGCTTTATTATAGGCGCTCTTAAGAAAGAAGGAATAGCTTTATATAATTTAAATGGTGAGATGTTTAGATTTTATAGTTCTGGTTTATTTAATAATGTAGATGTGCGTTATAATTATAAAACAAATAATGGGACAATAGATTTAGTTGCAGCAACAGATAGAAGATTTAATGGAATGGTTCTCTTTAGGATTGATAAAATAAATAGAAGATTAATACCTATAGCAACAAGTACACCTAAATTAAAAATGAAGGTTTATGGGCTGTGTATGTACCATAATAAAGATAATGACAATTATTATATTTTTGTTACGAGTAAAAGTGGTTTAATAGAACAGTGGAAAATAGTAAATAGTGATAAAATTGAATTAAATTATGTAAGGAAATTAAAATTAAAAAGTCAGGTTGAAGGATGTGTTTCTGATGATGAATATGGTTATCTCTTTGTTTCAGAAGAGGAGAGAGGCTTATGGAAATATAATATTAGAGAACAAGGGAATCTGAAACCAGTTTTGGTTGATAGTGCAGATAAAGGTGGGTATTTATCAGAAGAGGTAGAGGGTGTAACTATTTATTATAGCAAGGGTGGAAGTGGATATATAATAGTCTCAAGTCAAGGAGCTGATCGCTTTGATATATATAATAGAAAACCACCCCATAAATATGTTGGTAGTTTTAAAATTGTTGACAATTATAAAGATAAAATTGATGGTGTATCCCATACTGATGGGTGTGATGTAATCAATCAAAGTATTAATAATAAATTTCCCTATGGTTTTTTTATTGCACAAGATGATAAAAATACTATGCCTGACGGGCATCAAAATTTTAAATTAGTGGCATGGGAAAATATAGCGAAAGAATTAAATTTAATTGTTGATATAAACTATAAATACTGGTAATTTTGATTTTATTGGAGGTGTTTGATGATAAAATATGTTTTAAAATTTTTTTTATTTGTGAATTTATTGTTGTTGATATATAATTGCTCAGCTACTTCCACGAGTTTAGTTATTGATCCAGCTCCCACAAGCCCTATGTATGATGTAGCCAGTCCAAAGGAATCAGAAGAAAAGCTAAATGTTAATGTTGCAATTTTAAAGATGGATTTTGGGGGTAATAATAAAAAAGGAAGTATGATCGAATTCCCTTATGAAGGTAATGCTTTTGCAA encodes:
- a CDS encoding phytase — translated: MTNNYIGSITKYILLFFLLTIIGCTFNDDSSINRKVVKVYPSLETTPVYRWGDDADDMAIWIDEDNMSNSFIIGALKKEGIALYNLNGEMFRFYSSGLFNNVDVRYNYKTNNGTIDLVAATDRRFNGMVLFRIDKINRRLIPIATSTPKLKMKVYGLCMYHNKDNDNYYIFVTSKSGLIEQWKIVNSDKIELNYVRKLKLKSQVEGCVSDDEYGYLFVSEEERGLWKYNIREQGNLKPVLVDSADKGGYLSEEVEGVTIYYSKGGSGYIIVSSQGADRFDIYNRKPPHKYVGSFKIVDNYKDKIDGVSHTDGCDVINQSINNKFPYGFFIAQDDKNTMPDGHQNFKLVAWENIAKELNLIVDINYKYW
- a CDS encoding heme-binding domain-containing protein, with the protein product MKKVIFYLLIFVLIIFIIIQFIPVSFENPPVKQEIDAPDKVISILRDNCYDCHSNLTKWPWYNKIAPISWVIKRDVNSGRASINFTEWDKYKSIENIIKEMIVEAVREGRMPPLMYRLGHPSSRITKDKLKILQDWAKGKFDK